The following proteins are encoded in a genomic region of Sorangiineae bacterium MSr12523:
- a CDS encoding Flp family type IVb pilin has protein sequence MNKDIMKLVKDEKGATAIEYGLLLVAILLIVAGAYKKLGKAVKGAANDAKGEF, from the coding sequence ATGAACAAAGACATCATGAAGCTGGTCAAGGACGAGAAGGGTGCAACCGCGATCGAGTACGGTCTCCTCCTCGTTGCGATTCTCCTGATCGTTGCCGGCGCGTACAAGAAGCTCGGCAAGGCCGTCAAGGGCGCTGCGAACGACGCCAAGGGCGAGTTCTGA
- a CDS encoding aminotransferase class V-fold PLP-dependent enzyme, with translation MSKALDVDFVRKQFPAFDEPSLKGQAFFENAGGSYACAHVIRRLETYYRRLKVQPYYPFRTSTEAGAWMDAAYARLAEYLGVDTDEVHLGPSTSQNTYVLAQAFREMLKPGDEIVVTNQDHEANGGVWRRLAAGGITVKEWRVDAENGALDPSQLDELLTERTRLVAFPHCSNIVAYVNPVAEITAKAHAVGAVTVVDGVSWAPHGLPDVKELGADAYVFSLYKVYGPHQGAMVVRHALAERLGNQGHYFNAPYPRKRLVPAGPDHAQIAAAQGVAEYFDALDAHHGGGPNATRPHRVRELLRNAELALLPRVLDYLTSRSDVRLLGSADAHRRASTVSFVPRQRDPKDVVVQLAERGIMAGFGHFYALRLLEALGAPDGAVRVSFVHYTSANEVSQLLDALDAALA, from the coding sequence ATGAGCAAAGCCCTCGATGTGGATTTCGTACGGAAGCAGTTCCCCGCGTTCGACGAGCCTTCGCTGAAGGGACAGGCGTTCTTCGAGAATGCGGGCGGATCGTATGCGTGTGCCCACGTGATCCGCCGGCTCGAGACGTATTATCGGCGGCTCAAGGTGCAACCGTATTACCCGTTTCGGACGTCCACCGAGGCGGGGGCGTGGATGGATGCAGCGTATGCGCGCTTGGCGGAATATTTGGGCGTGGACACGGACGAAGTCCATCTTGGACCGTCCACCTCCCAGAATACGTACGTGCTCGCGCAGGCCTTCCGCGAAATGTTGAAGCCGGGGGACGAAATCGTCGTGACCAATCAGGATCACGAGGCCAACGGCGGTGTGTGGCGGCGGCTCGCCGCGGGTGGGATCACGGTGAAAGAGTGGCGCGTGGATGCGGAGAACGGTGCGCTGGATCCGTCGCAGCTCGACGAGCTTCTGACCGAGCGAACACGCCTCGTGGCGTTTCCGCATTGTTCCAACATCGTGGCCTACGTGAATCCCGTTGCGGAAATCACGGCGAAGGCGCACGCGGTGGGCGCGGTCACCGTCGTCGATGGTGTGTCGTGGGCACCGCATGGATTGCCCGACGTGAAGGAGCTCGGCGCGGACGCGTACGTGTTCTCCCTCTACAAGGTGTACGGGCCGCATCAGGGTGCCATGGTCGTGCGGCACGCGCTGGCGGAGCGGCTCGGCAACCAAGGGCACTATTTCAATGCGCCCTACCCGCGCAAGCGCCTGGTGCCAGCGGGGCCGGACCACGCGCAAATCGCGGCGGCGCAAGGCGTGGCCGAGTACTTCGATGCCCTCGATGCGCACCACGGCGGTGGTCCGAACGCGACGCGCCCTCATCGGGTGCGAGAGCTTCTTCGGAATGCCGAGCTCGCGCTCCTGCCGCGGGTGCTCGATTACCTGACATCGCGAAGCGACGTGCGCCTACTGGGCAGCGCCGATGCACACCGCCGGGCGAGCACCGTCTCCTTCGTGCCCCGTCAGCGCGATCCCAAGGACGTCGTCGTCCAACTCGCCGAACGCGGCATCATGGCCGGCTTCGGCCATTTCTATGCACTGCGGTTGCTCGAGGCGTTGGGTGCACCCGACGGCGCCGTGAGGGTCTCGTTCGTCCACTACACGTCGGCCAACGAGGTATCGCAGCTTCTCGATGCGCTCGACGCTGCCCTGGCGTAA
- a CDS encoding AI-2E family transporter: MTSLRWQRPVFLAVTAGIVVTVSWLAREVMLPIVLGLIIAYVLMPLVEWVERWKLPGPRHVPRAAAIVLVYILVLGTLGIFVRTVAPRIGYEMAKFGREVPALTARFKNEWVPALQNKLHAITGISPPQEDTTEQQEPAFVARPQPDGSYALDIQGGVSVRNTRGGYTIQAHEKVVPFDPDLFLAESVQGTMTYLQHNALELARIGSGIVFSIGRFFFVFGLTLMIAAYLMLTRERILAFFSSLVRPSSRPGLERLIVRIDQGLSGVVRGQIIICLINGVLSAIGLAIVGLKYWPILAIIATVFSLIPIFGSIISSVPAVALGLTQSFGTGVFVLLWIIGIHQLEANILNPKIMGDAAKIHPVLVIFSLLVGEHFFHVTGALLAVPCMSIAQSVFIHFRQIVQKTDPELSHEPVASVRDLGE, translated from the coding sequence GTGACTAGCTTACGTTGGCAGCGCCCCGTGTTTCTCGCGGTCACGGCGGGCATCGTCGTCACCGTGTCTTGGCTTGCACGCGAGGTGATGCTCCCGATCGTGCTCGGGCTCATCATCGCGTACGTCCTCATGCCGCTCGTGGAATGGGTCGAGCGGTGGAAGCTTCCTGGCCCGCGCCACGTCCCGCGCGCCGCCGCCATCGTGCTCGTGTACATCCTGGTACTGGGCACGCTGGGCATTTTCGTCCGCACCGTCGCACCGCGCATTGGCTACGAGATGGCCAAGTTCGGACGCGAGGTGCCCGCGCTCACCGCGCGCTTCAAGAATGAATGGGTGCCTGCGCTGCAGAACAAGCTGCACGCCATCACGGGCATCTCCCCGCCGCAGGAAGACACGACCGAGCAACAAGAGCCGGCGTTCGTCGCGCGGCCGCAGCCCGATGGCAGCTACGCGCTGGACATCCAGGGCGGCGTTTCCGTCCGCAACACGCGCGGCGGTTACACGATTCAGGCGCACGAGAAGGTCGTGCCCTTCGATCCGGATTTGTTCCTCGCCGAATCGGTGCAAGGCACCATGACGTACCTCCAGCACAATGCGCTGGAGCTCGCGCGCATCGGCAGCGGCATCGTCTTCAGCATCGGGCGATTCTTCTTCGTCTTTGGTTTGACGTTGATGATCGCCGCGTACTTGATGCTCACGCGCGAGCGCATCCTGGCGTTCTTTTCGTCGCTGGTGCGGCCGTCGTCCCGTCCAGGGCTGGAGCGGCTGATCGTGCGCATCGATCAGGGGCTCTCCGGCGTGGTGCGCGGGCAGATCATCATCTGCCTCATCAACGGTGTGCTCAGCGCCATTGGCCTGGCTATCGTCGGGCTGAAGTACTGGCCGATTCTGGCCATCATCGCCACGGTGTTTTCGCTCATTCCGATCTTCGGCTCGATCATCAGCTCGGTGCCCGCCGTGGCGCTGGGGCTGACGCAGTCGTTCGGGACGGGGGTCTTCGTTTTGCTGTGGATCATCGGGATCCATCAGCTGGAGGCGAACATCCTCAACCCGAAGATCATGGGCGATGCGGCGAAGATTCACCCCGTGCTGGTCATCTTTTCGCTCCTCGTCGGGGAGCACTTCTTCCACGTGACCGGCGCGCTTCTCGCGGTGCCGTGCATGTCCATCGCACAGAGCGTATTCATTCATTTCAGACAGATCGTCCAAAAGACCGATCCCGAGCTCTCCCACGAGCCCGTCGCGTCGGTGCGGGATCTGGGAGAGTAG
- a CDS encoding DUF2000 domain-containing protein — protein MRYDTKISIAVREDNATWQKLNVTAFLASGVAIGIPEVAGEPYEDAANRRYLSLFRQPVLIHAGSAEALAAAHAKALERGLATAIYTDEMFITSNDADNRAAVRAADASKLRFAGIAIYGPRNAVDKVFKGLRLHE, from the coding sequence ATGCGCTACGACACGAAGATTTCCATTGCCGTGCGAGAGGACAATGCAACCTGGCAAAAGCTGAACGTGACGGCCTTTCTGGCGAGCGGCGTCGCCATCGGCATTCCCGAGGTGGCCGGCGAGCCCTACGAAGACGCGGCGAACCGCCGTTATCTGTCGCTGTTCCGCCAGCCCGTGCTCATCCACGCAGGCTCGGCCGAGGCGCTCGCCGCCGCCCATGCGAAGGCGCTCGAGCGCGGCCTCGCCACGGCCATCTACACCGACGAGATGTTCATCACGAGCAACGACGCCGACAACCGCGCCGCGGTCCGCGCCGCCGATGCGAGCAAGCTGCGGTTTGCTGGCATCGCCATCTACGGCCCGCGCAACGCCGTCGACAAGGTCTTCAAAGGCTTACGCCTGCACGAGTGA
- the cysD gene encoding sulfate adenylyltransferase subunit CysD produces the protein MKPGRLSHLEQLEAESIHILREVVAEFDRPVMLYSIGKDSSVLVRLAQKAFAPAPLPFPLLHIDTTWKFRAMIEFRDRFARENGLDLRVHTNRRALAEGASPFAWGSNKYTQVMKTHALLEALREGGYDAAFGGARRDEERSRAKERVLSFRDSYGQWDPKNQRPELWNLYNGKIRKGESIRAFPMSNWTELDVWQYIWQEDIPIVPLYFAAPRRVVEREGTLLMVDDERFPLLPGEEPRTEVVRFRTLGCYPLTGAVRSNATTLPDILREMVEATTSERQGRLIDHDEAASMEAKKREGYF, from the coding sequence ATGAAGCCAGGCCGTCTATCGCATCTGGAGCAACTCGAAGCTGAGAGCATTCACATCCTGCGGGAGGTCGTCGCCGAGTTCGATCGACCCGTGATGCTCTATTCCATTGGCAAGGACTCGTCGGTTCTGGTCCGCCTCGCGCAGAAAGCTTTCGCGCCGGCGCCGCTCCCGTTTCCGCTGCTGCACATCGACACGACGTGGAAATTCCGCGCGATGATCGAGTTTCGCGACCGCTTCGCCCGGGAAAATGGGCTCGATTTGCGGGTTCACACCAACCGCCGCGCCCTGGCCGAGGGCGCGAGTCCCTTCGCGTGGGGCAGCAACAAGTACACGCAGGTGATGAAGACGCACGCCCTGCTCGAGGCGTTGCGCGAAGGTGGATACGACGCGGCCTTCGGCGGCGCCCGCCGCGACGAGGAGCGCTCGCGCGCCAAGGAACGCGTGCTCTCGTTCCGCGACTCGTACGGCCAATGGGATCCGAAGAACCAGCGCCCCGAGCTGTGGAACCTTTACAACGGCAAGATTCGCAAAGGCGAAAGCATCCGCGCCTTCCCGATGTCCAATTGGACCGAGCTCGATGTGTGGCAGTACATCTGGCAGGAGGACATCCCCATCGTGCCGCTTTATTTCGCCGCGCCGCGGCGGGTGGTGGAGCGCGAGGGCACCTTGCTCATGGTCGACGACGAGCGCTTCCCGCTCTTGCCCGGTGAGGAGCCCCGCACGGAAGTCGTTCGCTTCCGCACCCTGGGCTGTTATCCGCTGACGGGCGCGGTGCGCAGCAACGCGACGACCTTGCCGGACATTTTGCGCGAGATGGTGGAGGCCACCACGTCCGAGCGCCAGGGACGCCTCATCGACCACGACGAGGCAGCGTCGATGGAAGCGAAAAAGCGCGAAGGGTACTTCTGA
- a CDS encoding GTP-binding protein: MAAATEMTNGLAGWLRAQEQKDLLRFVTIGSVDDGKSTLIGRLLHDAHGLYEDQLHAVRRASVRGSTRGEGSTSEIDFSLFTDGLQAEREQGITIDVAYRYFTTARRKFIIADTPGHVQYTRNMATGASTADAALILVDARLGVLPQTRRHAQIAALLGISHVVACVNKMDLVDFDRAVFDSIVRDLRAIGEKLGLRSLHAIPVSALAGDNVVSKSERTPWWAGTTLLEHLETLPVENGARAGAFRLPVQLVLRPGIGYRGFAGQIVSGSVKPGDEVVVLPSGKSSRVTSVDVAGKPVDVAFAPMSIALRLADEIDISRGDVLVHADAPLAVASDVEADLVWMSERPLDRAKSYLLKHTTRTVRAEVASIVYGTDAETLEPVAKSTLVLNDIARVQVRCRAPIFFDAYAAQRATGAFILIDSVTNDTVAAGMITKALEGAERGTSRTLVGDEERRARLGQSGAVLRVLASSLAGAFELGYALERALFDGGRIATVVDEARDARDAAEACARGGLLAIVAGVDADGANGEAVELNGQTLRASSREELVQRVLAAVR, translated from the coding sequence ATGGCGGCGGCAACGGAAATGACGAACGGGCTCGCAGGCTGGCTGCGGGCGCAGGAGCAAAAAGATTTGCTCCGTTTCGTGACCATCGGCTCGGTGGACGACGGAAAATCCACCCTCATCGGGCGCCTTTTGCACGATGCGCACGGCCTTTACGAGGACCAATTGCACGCCGTGCGGCGCGCATCGGTGCGCGGTTCCACGCGCGGCGAGGGCTCGACCTCGGAAATCGACTTTTCGCTGTTCACCGACGGCCTGCAGGCCGAGCGCGAACAGGGCATCACCATCGACGTGGCCTACCGGTACTTCACGACGGCGCGCCGCAAGTTCATCATCGCGGACACGCCGGGCCACGTGCAGTATACACGTAACATGGCCACCGGGGCCTCGACGGCGGATGCCGCGTTGATCCTCGTCGATGCGCGTCTCGGTGTGCTGCCGCAGACGCGGCGTCACGCGCAGATTGCCGCGCTGCTCGGGATTTCGCACGTGGTGGCGTGCGTGAACAAGATGGATCTCGTGGACTTCGACCGCGCGGTGTTCGATTCGATCGTGCGCGATCTTCGGGCCATCGGCGAGAAGCTCGGGTTGCGCAGCCTTCACGCGATCCCCGTGAGCGCGCTCGCGGGTGACAACGTGGTGAGCAAGAGCGAGCGCACGCCTTGGTGGGCGGGGACGACGCTGCTCGAGCACCTGGAGACGTTGCCGGTCGAAAATGGCGCGCGGGCGGGCGCGTTTCGCTTGCCGGTGCAGCTCGTGTTGCGTCCGGGCATCGGCTACCGAGGCTTCGCGGGGCAGATCGTTTCGGGCTCGGTGAAGCCGGGCGACGAGGTGGTCGTGCTGCCCTCGGGCAAGTCCTCGCGGGTGACGAGCGTCGACGTGGCGGGCAAACCCGTGGACGTGGCGTTTGCGCCGATGAGCATCGCGCTGCGTCTTGCCGACGAGATCGACATCAGCCGGGGTGACGTCCTGGTGCATGCCGATGCGCCGCTGGCGGTGGCGTCGGACGTGGAGGCCGATCTGGTGTGGATGAGCGAGCGCCCGCTGGACCGGGCGAAGTCGTACCTCTTGAAGCACACCACGCGCACCGTGCGCGCCGAAGTGGCGTCCATCGTGTATGGCACGGATGCCGAGACGCTGGAGCCGGTGGCCAAATCCACCTTGGTGCTCAATGACATCGCGCGCGTGCAGGTGCGCTGTAGGGCGCCTATCTTCTTCGATGCATACGCGGCGCAGCGGGCCACGGGCGCGTTCATTCTGATCGACTCCGTCACCAACGACACGGTGGCCGCGGGGATGATCACGAAGGCACTGGAAGGCGCGGAGCGTGGAACGTCGCGCACCTTGGTGGGTGACGAGGAGCGCCGGGCGCGTTTGGGCCAATCGGGCGCGGTGTTGCGCGTGCTGGCGTCCTCGCTCGCAGGCGCGTTCGAACTGGGCTATGCGCTGGAGCGGGCGCTGTTCGACGGCGGGCGCATTGCCACCGTGGTCGACGAGGCGCGCGACGCACGCGATGCCGCGGAAGCATGTGCGCGCGGCGGGCTGCTGGCCATCGTGGCCGGCGTCGACGCCGACGGCGCGAACGGCGAAGCCGTCGAGTTGAACGGGCAAACGCTCCGCGCCTCGAGCCGTGAGGAACTCGTCCAGCGCGTTCTCGCCGCGGTTCGGTGA
- a CDS encoding Flp family type IVb pilin, whose product MNKDIMKLVKDEKGATAIEYGLLLVAILLIVAGAYKKLGKAVKGAANDAKGEF is encoded by the coding sequence ATGAACAAAGACATCATGAAGCTGGTCAAAGACGAGAAGGGTGCAACCGCGATCGAGTACGGTCTCCTCCTCGTTGCGATCCTCCTGATCGTCGCCGGCGCGTACAAGAAGCTCGGCAAGGCCGTCAAAGGCGCTGCGAACGACGCCAAGGGCGAGTTCTGA
- a CDS encoding flagellar biosynthesis protein FlhA: MDRRSQPQSGKGSGWSASGVGALWTTGTRAMRAEAVLALMVVAVVAMMIVPLPTWLLDILLSANLSLSVAILLVVLYVPDALGIATFPTILLLTTLFRLALNVSSARLILLQANAGEVIHAFGYFVVRGNYVVGAVVFLILTIIQFVVIAKGAERVAEVGARFVLDAMPGKQMAIDAELRSSAIDGNEARRRRRELARESQFYGAMDGAMKFVKGDVIASLVITAVNILGGLAIGVLQHGMPVTLALKRYGLLTIGDGLVSQIPALVLSTGAGVLVTRVASEEPDTPLGEELWRQLFASPKALFVASGFVALMALTPGLPAIPFALIAVTLFFVARARRDRLSREEREARDAVSAATGIRLQGSLPRGAGEEGHFVPMVIPWSVDVSSDLDALREDAESRNRVFALRETLFAELGVPLPAPRIRVDPVLPPRHVVLSLHEVPARALSVPPDLDDRDASIFIAEEALTLLRARAADFLGLAETQRLLDQLEQIAPATVRNVVPKPVSLPLLADVLRRLLEEGISIRDLRAILESLSSAAATQSDPLQLSEFTRTQLRRAITYRLTRGAPHLEVCLLDTMIEDTVRRAISRTPEGAFLALPPAQARDLIAAIQRALTEAAAPENEERAAAGMAPPRIILTQPDIRRFVRKLVEHDFPELTVVSFAELLPEVTLRPIARATLTGIG; encoded by the coding sequence ATGGATAGACGGTCGCAGCCGCAATCGGGCAAGGGCTCGGGCTGGAGCGCGTCAGGAGTTGGCGCGCTTTGGACGACGGGCACCCGGGCTATGCGCGCGGAAGCTGTCCTTGCGCTGATGGTCGTGGCCGTCGTGGCCATGATGATTGTCCCGCTTCCAACGTGGCTTCTGGACATCCTTCTCTCCGCAAACCTTTCTCTTTCGGTGGCGATTCTTCTCGTCGTTCTATACGTGCCGGATGCGCTAGGCATTGCGACGTTCCCGACGATTCTTCTGCTGACGACTCTTTTTCGGCTCGCGCTCAATGTCTCGTCGGCCCGCCTGATCCTGCTCCAGGCCAATGCCGGTGAGGTGATCCATGCCTTTGGCTACTTCGTGGTCCGTGGCAATTACGTCGTCGGCGCGGTCGTATTTCTCATTCTGACCATCATTCAATTCGTCGTCATCGCCAAAGGTGCAGAACGCGTCGCGGAAGTCGGGGCGCGGTTCGTGCTGGATGCGATGCCAGGCAAACAGATGGCCATCGATGCGGAGCTGCGAAGCTCGGCCATCGACGGGAACGAAGCCCGCCGCCGGCGCCGCGAATTGGCACGGGAAAGCCAATTTTACGGGGCCATGGACGGCGCGATGAAGTTCGTCAAAGGCGACGTCATTGCTTCGCTGGTCATCACGGCCGTGAACATTCTCGGCGGGCTCGCGATTGGCGTTTTGCAGCATGGAATGCCCGTTACGCTCGCTTTGAAGAGGTACGGACTGCTCACCATCGGTGATGGGCTGGTCTCGCAAATTCCCGCGCTGGTGTTGTCGACGGGGGCCGGCGTGCTGGTCACGCGAGTTGCCAGCGAGGAGCCGGATACGCCACTTGGCGAGGAGCTCTGGCGACAACTTTTCGCATCGCCCAAAGCCCTGTTCGTTGCCAGCGGATTCGTGGCGCTCATGGCACTGACTCCGGGTCTCCCGGCCATTCCATTTGCGCTCATCGCGGTAACTCTGTTTTTCGTCGCACGGGCGCGGCGGGATCGGCTCTCCCGGGAGGAGCGCGAGGCTCGCGACGCGGTATCGGCGGCTACCGGTATTCGCCTGCAGGGTTCGTTGCCGCGCGGGGCCGGCGAAGAGGGACATTTCGTGCCGATGGTGATTCCGTGGAGCGTCGACGTCAGCTCCGACTTGGATGCATTGCGCGAAGATGCGGAGTCGCGTAACCGGGTATTCGCATTGCGCGAAACGCTGTTTGCGGAGTTGGGTGTTCCCCTCCCCGCCCCGCGTATTCGCGTCGATCCGGTGTTGCCGCCGCGGCATGTCGTTCTTTCGCTTCACGAGGTTCCAGCGCGGGCTCTTTCGGTACCGCCCGACTTGGACGACCGGGACGCGTCGATCTTCATCGCCGAGGAAGCGCTCACGCTTTTGCGCGCGCGGGCCGCGGATTTTCTCGGGCTCGCCGAGACGCAGCGTCTGCTGGACCAGCTGGAGCAGATTGCGCCGGCCACGGTGCGTAACGTGGTACCCAAGCCGGTATCGCTGCCGCTTCTGGCCGACGTGTTGCGACGGCTCCTCGAAGAAGGGATTTCGATTCGCGACTTGCGGGCCATTCTCGAGTCCCTATCGAGTGCCGCAGCCACGCAGAGCGATCCGCTGCAGCTCTCGGAATTCACGCGGACGCAGCTTAGGCGGGCGATTACATACCGGCTCACACGGGGAGCGCCGCATCTTGAGGTGTGTCTGCTCGACACGATGATCGAGGACACCGTGCGCCGGGCGATTTCGCGCACGCCGGAGGGCGCCTTCCTCGCGCTTCCACCGGCGCAGGCACGCGATCTCATCGCGGCGATTCAACGTGCGCTGACCGAGGCGGCCGCACCCGAGAACGAGGAGCGCGCCGCCGCAGGCATGGCCCCTCCGCGGATCATCCTCACGCAGCCGGATATCCGGCGCTTCGTGCGCAAACTCGTGGAGCACGACTTCCCCGAGCTCACCGTGGTGAGCTTCGCCGAGCTTTTGCCGGAGGTGACATTGCGCCCCATCGCGCGCGCCACCTTGACCGGCATCGGCTAG
- a CDS encoding Stp1/IreP family PP2C-type Ser/Thr phosphatase produces MSDVGRKRKTNEDALFVDDELGLYIVADGMGGHAAGEIASREATATIYSMIKQAVREFGELKSPLTESRTRAACQLMESAIQAATSIIYSMAELDRQKAGMGTTISALLLSGEYGIIGHVGDSRIYHVTAEKFEQLTEDHSLIAWQLKQGLISEEEAMVSPYRNVITRAVGNRDHVEVDTVVFPVERNSRFLLCSDGLHGYLRSGDIVPTVSIGGESAVRQFVDLANQRGGKDNITVILVELS; encoded by the coding sequence ATGTCCGACGTGGGCCGAAAGCGGAAGACGAACGAGGACGCGCTGTTCGTCGACGACGAATTGGGCTTGTACATCGTGGCCGATGGCATGGGCGGGCACGCCGCGGGGGAAATTGCCAGCCGTGAAGCGACCGCCACCATTTACAGCATGATCAAGCAGGCGGTCCGCGAGTTCGGAGAGCTCAAGAGCCCGCTGACCGAGTCTCGCACCCGGGCAGCCTGTCAGCTCATGGAAAGCGCCATTCAGGCGGCGACGTCCATCATTTATTCGATGGCGGAGCTCGATCGGCAGAAGGCGGGCATGGGCACGACCATCAGCGCCCTGCTGCTTTCCGGCGAATACGGGATCATTGGACACGTGGGCGATAGTCGCATCTATCACGTCACCGCGGAGAAATTCGAGCAGCTCACCGAAGACCACTCGCTCATCGCGTGGCAGCTCAAACAGGGTCTCATCAGCGAAGAGGAGGCCATGGTCTCGCCTTACCGCAACGTCATCACGCGGGCTGTGGGCAATCGTGACCATGTCGAGGTCGACACCGTGGTGTTTCCGGTCGAGCGAAACTCGCGCTTTCTGCTTTGCAGCGACGGCCTGCACGGCTACCTGCGTTCAGGCGACATCGTCCCCACCGTGAGCATCGGTGGCGAGAGTGCCGTGCGCCAGTTCGTGGACTTGGCCAACCAGCGTGGTGGCAAGGACAACATCACCGTCATTCTGGTTGAGCTGAGCTAG